The sequence AGATTAACTTAGGAATTGAACTCGGGCCACAGAGCGGGGAGTGGCCCTCGTTTCTTTCGGGGACCGCCTGAGACCCTACATTTTGCAAGAGCAAAGAGGCGACCTCTCTCCTCAGCCCTTGCCGCCCGCTGGCCGCAACGCCCGGGAGCGGCCGTTGCAGCGGCGCGGGCCCGGCCgtgccgccgccgcggggccgcgggcaggGACCCCCCGCACGGGACCGCGGGCAGGGACCCCCCGCACGGGACCGCGGCAGGGACCCCCCGCACGGGACCGCTGCAGGGATCCCCCGCACGGGACCGCGGCAGGGACCCCCCGCACGGGACCGCGGGCAGGGACCCCCCGCACGGGACCGCTGCAGGGATCCCCCGCACGGGACCGCGGCAGGGACCCCCCGCACGGGACCGCGGCAGGGAACGGGCGCTTCGCTCCAGCCCCGCGGGGAGGAGCCGCGCTGGAGCAATACAGAGGAAGTGGGAAGGATGCCACGCTCCTGTGAATGGTTCATCGCAGGCGCGTGTGAAGCGTAGTTACGTAGAACTAGTAGTAAAAGTAGGATATATGTGTAAGACGAACACTACTAAATACTTAAGAACCCAGAACGgattgggttgaaagggaccttagagatcatctagtcccaGCCTACCTGCTGCGGatagggacatcttccactagcccaggttgctgagagccccatccaacctggtcttaaacgcttccagggatggggcatccacagcttctccgggcaacctgtgccagaggTACTGGGAAACACTACAGTGTACAAAACGAAAGTCTGGGGAGCATATATTAATCGCTGCCCAATTTAGGCAGGATAAGTGGTGCGGATTCcttattttaaagctttttttttttttttctctaagccACCTCAATTAAAGACAGCGCCAGTGTTAAAAGGGAAAACGCAACGTCGCGCCGCTCACACCCGCGGCCCGCTCCCTCAGCGGCCTGGCGTCATTGCGGGCGGGCGGGCGTGACGCGCACCCTCCCCCGCCCTCCCCgcgccggcggggccgcgggcgctgattggctgcCGCCTTCCCGCTTCCTCCTCGCCGCCCGAGAACCCGCCATTTTGAAAACCTTGTTGATTccgggagggagggaagagggagaaggagagggaaagggCAAGAGCGGCCGCTGGCTGTAGGGCTGCGCCGCGGCGGGGCGCGTGTGTGTGGCTGCGCCCGGACCCGCCTCGTCCAGCAGTAATTGCCGCCTTCAGCTGCTGCCGCCGCCACGCCTGAGGAGGGAGCCGGGGCTCGTGCTGAGGTGGGTCCTGCCGCCATGGCCGTAACGGCGCCCGAGAGCGGTCCCGCCTCGCCGCGCCCGGGCCGAGCGGGGACGGACTGTGACGGGCAGAAATGAAACGCGGCCGCCGTGCCGCCGAGCTCCCGTCCCGCCCCCGGGGACGCGCCGTGTGCGGGGCGCTTGTCACCGGGGCTGCGTCCCTCCCGGCCCGTGCCCGAGGCGGTTCCCGGGTGCGGCCGTGTCCTGCGGCGGGAGCCGAGGGAGGGCTGCGAGCGGTCCTGGCCCGGCTGCAGCGGGGAGCCGATGGCGCCTTGGCCGCCGGCGCCACCGGGCGCTGCGCATCGCCCTCCGATTGCCCCAGCATCCAGCTTACAAATCGGGAAGGGGGCATAGGTGGAAAGTCCCCGCGTGaaaagccccagccgagggcggGAGACCCTCTCCCGGTAAGGGTGGATCCCAGAACCCTTTTTCCCTAAGCAAAATGTCGTCCCGAGCCCAGGTGGTGGAAAGCTAAGAAGTCTCTAACTTTATTTTCCCCCCCTCTGTTCACACTGAAAGGGTAAAGAAAGACAACTTGTAGTGCTTCTCTTGCTTTTACTCGTGCCTTCAAAAAGTCAGTAATTGCCGTGAAAATGCTAGATTACTTACTACAAATGAAAATGTTGGTAGTAATACCCTGGAGGGTGTATTTTTCACTGGTGATTTAGCCAGGAAACTTTACTTTTCCCCGTATTATTTGTAATAAATATTACCTCATGCTTTCTGTCATTTGGAACACGACTGATCTCTGGCACCTACTAATGCTGCACATAAGCAGCAGATTTAAGTGTTACTTATAGTACCTGATTACTTGCAGataatatttgttttaatattgcaaaaagaaaattgttaATTGTGTGAAATTCTGTTCCAGatttaaaaggtgaaaatttttgaaagctagaatttaaaaatgaaacatatgGTTATCTTACTCTATTGGATAGGTGTTTTCTGTTAGTAGAAAATGGTACGTGTATAACTAAGATATTTTAGTTTAAAGCTTACATATAGGCCACTTcagatattaagaaaagactCTTATACATGCTAAGTATGAAGcatttattcttttttgttGTAGATTTGCAAATTAAAACGGGAAGTATTTTCATGCCTAAAGATGCAGCAGCTGTCTAGGTTATGAAAGCTGTGTTAATTCTTTCCTGAATTGCttgcagctttttaaaaaatgtttcttttcccatttccagTCTAAATAAGTAATTTGTTTAAGTTACTAGGAAACTTGTATGCATAGTTAACCATGATCAAGTATTAAGTTTATAGCAGGGTGCAGTAAAACAGTGATAtcttaaaacactgcagtttttaATAGATAACGGTTTCGGCTGCTTTGAGTGGGTGTTCCCGAATGCTTCACAAAAGCAGCTTGGAGACTTGTGTGTGAATAGAATTTATAACCTCTTAGAGTGTTCTTAACCAGACTAATTGCAGGATGGATGGCAACTTCTTCTGAAAAGTTGTATGTATTGTGTGTATGCCAAACACCTTAGTGATCAGAGAATGTGAACAATCACAGTACCAGCACGCTGCTTCTGCTGCACAAAGAGATAATTTTTGAAAGCAAGATTCCCGTGGTTTTTATGGATGTTGTTCTACTGATGATAGTTTCCCCTGACTCTTTCTACAGGAGCATACACCATGTCTTCTGTTGATTCATCAAAAGAAGATACAATGTCATCAGAAAAAACAGATGAGAAACAACctgaaactgaaaacaaagctgaggaaagtgatgaagatgaagaagaggaagaggaggaagaagaaaagggtACTTTTCTCATTGACTAAGTTGTTCTTTAATGGATGCCAAGCTACTGAATGCAGTCTCTTGTGATTTTGGCTAATTGTACAATTATTGAGGGGATTTCATCATGCATCTGTCTCATGGGTCATAATAGCTTCCCAGTAGCCTATAACAGGCAATGCTAAAAACAGTGGTGTTGATTAatctcagaaaatatttaaggaatTGCCAGCATCCTGGACTTGTGTactagggattttttttgttgatgtATAAATTTTTCAAGGATTATAGGAGGTAGTGTCCCTTATCAAATTAGTTTTTGCTAGTAACACTCTGAAGTGATCTGTGTTTGCAAAAGGAAATCTTAAGTGTGCAGTAGTTTTGGAAGCAATATGAATGTCTTGTCTTAACTACAGTGAATTAATTTTCTGGCTATCCAAATGTAATTGTATTGAGTTAGCGGAAATTCCTTTAGACTAATTTTGGTAATAAAAAATTGTGGCAATGTGATAGGGTGAGCAAGCAAGGCAAGTTTCTTGTCGTGGCATGTAATTGAAGGTAGTAAAGGAGAACAAAACAAGATGAAGGAACTACTAAGCAAAAATGTTAATTTCTATTGAGATGTCTCCTGGCATGTGTTTTCAAAAGCAAAGCATTCATGGAAATAGAGTTGTAATGTGACATAGTGAAAACCAAGTCACTGATGCTCTTGGATCTTTAGGAAAGGTAGTAGAAAGAAGATGGATTATGCCGTTTGGAAAACAGCAGAGTGATTAGCATTggattttcagggaaaaaattatttttgctctgGTTTTGATAGTGTTCATACAATTCACTAAAGCCAGGACAGCCCATCTGTTTAGCTCTAAGGATAGTGTTACTTGAGGTCAAGTATTTTAGTATGAAATATTTAGGTGAAGCTttagttttttctttagaaTGGTATCATTAAATGAGTGATGTGCAGGGTGTATGTAAAACAATCTTAATGTATTCATTAGTAAGCAGTACCAGAATTACTAGTAATAATATTGTTGTATTCGTGATACTCGTTATTGTGCCTTGCAGAGTGCTTGTCTGTGAAGTTCCCTGGGATGTGTAGCACAGTCCCACTGCACTTGTActtctgcctctcctgctgAAATGTGCAGTTTCTCCAGTCCAGTAGTGGGAATCAAATCTGTGTGCAGGCATCCTGGACCCTGCTTTTGCCCATCTAGTGGTAGTATTCTTCAGAGTGCTGTGTGTGGAGCTGTGTGCGTAGGGACTGCAGCATCCAAGGAGAATGTGTAAACAGGGTCAGTTTCATACCTGAAAACGGCAGTGAAAGGAAAGAAGGGTGGATTTCTGAAACATGTAGTCCTGCAGTCTTCATCATTGTAGTAACTTCCTAAAGTTACTGCTAGGAAACGCCCAGTCTTGTCTTCAAGGTTACTTTGGATACAGGATAGTGGCGAAGGACTGGAGAGACTTCTAGTTATGTATGTGCAGCTCCATTAAATCATGTTGGCTTATTAGCCAGAAGTCTGAAAGTGTTATAGTACCTGGTTATATCATCCTCCATTTTTGATTTGCTATTTCAAGAGTCAGTGTTGTGTTGACTGTCACTTCAGTCAGATCTGCAATGAAGAACATTGTGTTTAAGGAAGCTCTTTTGCAGAGAAGAGTCTCATCGTtgaaggaaaaagggagaagaagaaggttGACCGACTGACCATGCAAGTGTCCTCACTGCAGAAGGAACCTTTTACAATTACACCAGGTAAGCTTGACTTCTAACATATGAATTGTGAGTGTTAGGAATGGTAATGAAAACTCTAAAAAGATGAAATTACTAATTTGTTGTAGGTGAGACCTAGTTTGAGTCATGAtcctttttaaaacaataaGACTATTATATGAAAACCCTCTTGTATTGTGTAGCATCAGTTTATACTGTTAAAGTTACATGATATTTAAACTTACTTGGAATAGGATCTTTGGTACCTCACTACTACGAACAAAGGCAGGTGCAGCTAGAATACAAAGAAATGCCAAATCCTTGTACCCTGATCTAAGTAGTGTCAAGAAAGGCAGGTAAAGAGCCTGTCAGGATGCATGATAGGAAAAGTACTGCTTAATGTTTGACCTATTATAATATCTAATGCTGTTTTTAAGTAACttctttgcttaaaaaaaaaagtagaaattttatGTTGTAAACACATAGGTATATGTGAATGTGATGAATagcataaattattttaattgtttcaggaaaaggacaaaaactCTGTGAAATTGAGAGGATACAGTTCTTTCTGAGTAAAAAGAAGACAGATGAACTTAGGAACCTGCACAAACTCCTCTACAACAGGCCAGGCACTGTAAGAATTTCAATCTTGTATATCCATTAATTCTCATGTATAGTGAAAATGTTTGTAGTGCAGTTTTTTACACTTGCACATATTGATCTATTTCTTAAGTGTTATTTATTACAAGCTACTTAGAAAATGAGTATTTGCAGGGCCAGTTAACTAAGCCTCTTCGTTTTAACTCCTATAAACTCTCTTCCTATAAAAATCCTGTGGCAGGGTGTACTAAATCAAAATCTCTTGAACATAGAGTTGATTGTTTTTATGGGGGAATGGTGGATTACCTTACAAGGATGAGTTGGAAATAATTTATGTTTCACATGCTAAAAGCTGCTGACATGCAGATGACACTCAAAATACTCCATATATTAATACACAGCTGTTTATCtactatttttctctttgttctcTTTGCACTAAGCAGTAGAAAGAGAAAAGTGATAAAAATCACTATTAAGATTTTGTATATAACAATATTCCTAagacaattaaaatattatattgtCCATTTTGTATTCAAGGATGACACTTAAAATATAATGGCAAATCTTTCTTAGAGTACTTTATGTATCACCAATCATGCCTAAAATTTCAGAGTAAATATGACCCATTTTCCTTGCTAATGGAGGCAAAATGTGAAATTGAGGCAGATTAACATGTACTATTTCTATACATTTACTATAATTATtggtgctttttaaaatatcttggTGTATTTTGGAGACTTGAACAACTAACACAAACTAGAAATTAAGTATTACTAGTACAGATGTGTGCTAGCTCTAATTTCAGACCACTGCTTCTAATGCAGTGTTTGTTTAAATGGCAAAGAATGATCTGTAGCCACAAGTACTCTGTAAAAGACTATATCAGTATAGTTTCAGTCAAAACTATATTTAATCAGTTTTTGGGAACTCAGAATGCTGTTTAATATAGTGAAGGTCAGATCTTGTCTTGTATGCATGTGCTGGTATGTGCTTTTAGTTGTAATTCTAGTAAAACATACCAGTATTGCCTGCAAATTTTCTTCAGGTGCTGGACAAAGCTTTTAGGAAACGGAGTTCAGCTTTGGTAAAATTATAAACTAGTGGGGAAATGGCAGAAACAAAATTTGTAGACATACTGAAAGCTAGTTCAAATTATTCTTGATAGTTATAAAGAACACGGAGGATAGAGAGATCTGGGGTtgctttttaccttttttttttttttttttttggtaaaagaAGATGAAACGAAAACAAAACTTAAATACACTTGTGATCTTGATGGGAGCAATTTTCCCATTATAAGGGCTGTTGTAATGGAAGTTCAACGCAGATCAGATATCAGGTGTAATGGTAGAAGTTGTAGATTGGGTGGAACATAAATGCAAAAATTAGTCCTACTAATGTGAGGTTCAAAAACATAATCAGGGTTGTATGTAAGACTTCAGAATAGCTAGTAAAGCAAATTACCTCAGCAGATtatagaataaaaaataaaattccctaTTTTGTAACAAATTACATGATTGAAAGCGTGCAGCAAGCTTCATAATAATGTAGTTGTGCAAACCTGTAAATCATCATGCAGTACATTCTAAATGAGCTTGAAATGGCAAGTGACTTTGTATAGTAAGTTATTAAAAGTACCACAGTCACAAGAAGTTGAGCTTAATTCTTGTAATTTGTCTGTCTTGAGATAAGTAAAGGCATAATCAATGTAGGATAGAACTTCAAAGGTGTAGCTTTGTCAACAGAAAGCTAAATGCTAGAACAGATTTTTCTTGTATGAAAGGTTAAGAAATGTAATTTGATGAAATCTTTTCAACTGCTTGCAATGAAAAGTAATCTGTGTGCTCTGTTCTAGGTTGCATCCCTAAAGAAGAATGTGGGTCAGTTCAGTGGGTTTCCATTTGAAAAAGGAAGTGACCAAtataaaaagaaggaagaaatgttaaaaaagtAATGATCTCTTGATAGTTAACATAGCTTGACTCATGCTATGCactctattttttctttttttttttcttccacaattTTACTTCAGATTAAATTTAAACTATAAGCCAGGTGGCTGTTTAGTAGAGCTctacatttcttttctgagttcATTTTAATCACACAAACTGGTCTCTTTAGACAGCTGAAAATGTATTGAGATTATATTGTGAACATTTTACTCAAAATTCCTACCTTCCTGACTTTAACTATTGCATACTAACTAGTAGATTCTTCTGCCAAGTGAGAGGAAAGCTTTATTTCCCTGGGGCAAGCCTAGTGGTGTGAACACATTGTACTTTATTTGTGGTGCAAGCCTGCATCCTTCTGTGCCTCAAAACCTTCCTGCTTCAGAATCAAAGCCATTTCTGCTTATTATATATTAAACATACTAGAATTGCTGTAGCAACTAGTCtcaaactttttcttttttactggcTCCCTTCATAAATTGCTTTTGCATCAacaggagaagctgctgcaaCTTAGTTTAGGCTGTATTGAAAGGGTTTAAAAATGCCCTTGCATATTTGTGTAGCTAGTTGAAACAAATGAAAGAGCTAGTAACATCTACACAATGTATTCTAAAACTTGGGAGTTTTTTACTGCCTGTTTGCTGATAGCTGGAAGGATTCCAGAATTTGGAATTtccaaatttttcttcttcagataTGCAGTTTTCCAGGAGTATGGTTTGTCAAATACATGGGAATATACAAGACAAACTCTATCTCCCAATGGGAGTTTTGACCATTTCCCAAAGGTTTAATTGGCTAATTCCCCTTATccaaaaaaaaaggctgcaaaataaagtaattttgtgcaattttttcatattttccatatGAAACGACTGCTAGCAGCAGGTATTCTGAAACCTGGTTGCCTTAGGTTGCATATGAAAGTGCAGAGCCCTGTGTGCTTGCCTTACCGTGGTagcttctgctgctgtttgtagCTTGTGGAACACAAACTGTTGATCAGTTCGTTAATTTGTTGTGCCTCTGTGGTTGCTTTCTGCCCAGTCTTTACACTTGCACATGATATTTTAACAGCATTGAACAAGATGAGCAAAGGTCAAGAACTATTTTGCAGAACCTTACTATTCAAGCTATAGATCATAAAGAATGCAGTACTTTTTTTACTATGATTCCTTGagtttttaaactattttattaTACAGATACACagattctgttttattttgctttatgtaATATAGTGGTGATTCTTTACTTAACCATAGATAAGACTGGAAGTGTAGTTGACTGTGTATATATACTGTCAGATGGCAGACACAAACCAGACAGTAGCTTCTAGCAGTCAGATGTTGACTGTTTAGTATGTGATACTGaatctctttctttccttttttttttttcctacagattTAGAAATGCAATGTTGAAAAGTATCTGTGAAGTTCTTGACTTGGAAAGATCAGGAGTTAATAGTGAGCTCGTAACCAGAATATTAAATTTCCTTATGCATCCAAAATCTTCGGGCAAGGTGAGATACAGGTTGTTATGCTTGCTTTTATAGCTCTGTTTTGATGGAAAATGCATCTGTTCTCTATTGCTCATTGtttgattttttccagtgataATACAATTTCTGTTCTAGCTTACTGAAGTAGGAATAATGTCTTGAAAGAGAGTAGTTCTACTACTGCAGGCATCCATAATGGGGTGAGGTCTTAAATAGAAATTCTGTTTATATGTGGGTATACCCACTGCACACTGTTAGTGCACAGAAGTGTGAGTTCAACGCATGGAGCTAAATAGGATGGTCATTCCCAAATACCAATTAGCCTCTGCTTTGTGAATGGAGGAGAAGAGATACTTGATTTTCCCATCCTTTCATGTGTCAGATGCTACTTGTGTTTGCTGTCTTTGGCAAATGCATGTTATCACATTTGGATACCACCAAATGGAATTTGTTGCAGGATACAAAACCAGTGCACTAGATTCAGAGTGCCACTGCCAAGACTGCTAAACTCTGTTGTTAATCTTTTGGACTTTCAGTTTTTAATCTAAAAGTAATACTAAAAAAGTTGCACTGTTGCTCAGGAAACCAAATCTATTCCCAGCAAACACTGGGAAGTGATGTGAATAAGGGGTTGGCATGCTGTTTAAGGGACACAGGTACTGAGTTACTGCAAACTGCAGGTTTGCATAAGATGTGACAGAATTCTTGCATTTAAGTCTTCTGAGTTGCCAGCTGTCTTGTTACCAAAGGAAAAAGCTTGTTTTGTGGATTGGTAGATAGAAGATCAACCTAGAAATAACTTTTCTTGCTTCCCTTCCCTAATGCCCAGTCTTTGAAGATTTATTTGCTTAGGGAAGGTGTGCACTTAACTTAGAgcagaaatttcattttgctcAACTCTGTGTCAATAGTGGATATTTGCTTGCTGCAAAATATTATGACTTACCTGTACATAAAATAGTCCTGGGTTGTTTTAAGACACCTCTGTATTTGTTTACTATTCTTTCATGCGACTGGAAAgaatttgtctttttaaaattcttttttgtaTTCCTACTTGGATTACACACATCTTTTGTCTCTCAGCCCTTGCCAAAgtccaaaaaaccacaaagcaaAGGTGGCAAAAAAGAGCGCACTAGCTCTGGAacaacaagaaaagcaaaacgTACCAAGTACCCAGAGATCTTGTCAGATGAATCCAGTAGTGAAGAggatgaaaaaaaggaaaaggacgagtcttcagaagaaaaagaaagtgaagaTGAGGTAAtgagttgttttgtttgtttttcagcatTATGTCATTGCTATCAATTGGTAACTCTTGGAACACATAGTTGGGGAGTAAGTGATGTTTaactgaaagaaaagggaaCACATCTGCAATTTATAAGCtgttttcttaaattcttaGTGTGTTGATTTTAGAGAATCATTTAGATAAAAGGCAAAAGTTCTGATTCTTGGGTGTATGTATGCAACTTACAGAACTATTTGCTATGTCTCATTTTGGGGCAGCCAGGATTGCTGATGTAATTGATTGTATTTCTTATATCATTTTGTGATGACTTTATTGTCATTTCATAATGCAGTGTTTGATTTGATACCTAGGACTTAACTTTGAACTCAGTAGGAGTCACTGACCTACCTGCCTGCCTTGGTTTGGGATCTTGTTTCCATAGTCCTCCTGGATTTTATATCTTAAGCTCTTTCTTCAGGTTTTATGTCTTAAAGTAAGCAACATAGAAGCAGCCTTAGAAAGATCCCTGCAATCTCTGAAGTGCCTTCATCTCTTtctattttgtgtttttctttaaaagttttttgcATACTAGGGAAGAAGCATCAAATAATGGAAtagcttgggttggaagaagcgttttaaaggtcatctagtccaatcTTCCTACAATGGGCAGAGACATCAGATGGATCAGGTTGCCTCATTCAACCTGGCCTGGAATGTTTCCAAGGATGGGCATTCACcgcctctctgggcaacctgtttgtgtttcaccaccctcattGTAAAAGAAATTCTTCCACATTTGTCCTCTAAATCAACCCTCCTTTGGTTTAAAACCATCATGCCTTGTCAGACCCCTGCAACAAAGTGCAATTAGCCAAACTGCTGGTGTCTAAGAAACTTTATGGAAGCGGTGGATCCCTTGGCTGTAATATAAGGCCACTGTTTTTTGGGTAACATTCTGTCTGTTGAAATGGAAGTGTGACAGGCTGTTAGGTTAATACCCTGAGCTATAGGAAATCGTAGCAATCTTTAGTTGAAAGgcaattaatgtaatttaacagtttgttttgttggggtcaTTTTGTTAGGTGTTGggtttaatgtaaaaaaatggTTCAAggaaattgctgtgcctctgtgaAGCAATGTTAATGCTTACTGTGCCTTTTTCTTTACTTAAAAACAGCAAATTGAAAGAGGGCTGAAAGATTAAAAGTTGACATATGTGTTAATTTCTTTAGGAAAACAGGCTTTCTACTGTGAGCAGTATCTGTTTCAGAGGCAGTTGTTGTCACATTTCCAAGAActcagttattttttaaaaaaacccaaaaattgcAAAccctccaaacaaacaaaattctaACAAACAAAGAGGCCTAAACAGTAAACTCCATTGATCTAACTGGGTAATATTTGTCTTCTTTCAAAAGGTATGAGTTAGGTATGTCTGCAGTGGCTGAGTGGACTGAAGTCTTCAGAAATTGAAGTTTAGGTGCATGGAATAAAAGCATAATTATTCCAAAACACTGGTTTGTCGAATTAGTTTGAAAATATGACCTGATGAGATGGAAGATGTCTCTTTGTACAGCATTAAGATTATGGCATTTTTAAAAGAGTTAAGTTTGTGACACCTTTTGATATACTAGAGTTAGAAGAATGTAGGCAGTTGTATCTGTTCGGCTGCACCAGCTCTGTTGGAAACTTAGGAATGGAGTGGCTAGAGTAAATTGTCCTTGGAGTTGAAAATTTTCCTATATGGAAAAGAAGTATGGATTGTTGTGGTAAtactcattattttaattttatgattttctttttgtagcCCCCAAGAAAAGCATCTAAAAGAGAAAGATCTAAAAAGATGACTTCTAAAACCAAGAAAGCTGTGAAGGGTGCAAATGTCAAGAAGGCAGACAGCAGCACTACTAAGAAAAACCAGAACAGTTCTAGAAAAGGTAAATGCTTTAAGTCTTTCATCATACATTGCCCTGTAGCTTAACTGGCATGCTTATTAGAAAGCAAGCTTTTGCACCGAATGGAATTTGGTAAATTGTTGGTTTGCTActtgatgtttcttttcttgaaaCAGTACTTAATAAAAAAAGCTGTTGGTCTGgatatatttaatgtatttcctGCAGTGTGCATGTATagattttatttgcatataaaCTGAAAGTATCCACCAAGTTCTCCATTTTGCTGGAAGAACCATTAGTAAAGTTCTGTTTGGGCCTTTACAGTGGCTTTTTGAAAATCTTGAAATTGATCCAGTGGTGTGTATCCCATGTGTGTGTCTTTGGTTTCTCCATGCATCCTTTTGCAGTTGGTTTTCTGATATCTCACAATGTGCATAAAGGATATACAGACGCTGAGTTTCTTAACTCTGTAAAGATTGCAGTAGTGAGGGTGGAGACAGGGTTGTCTTCCCAAGCACATTTGCCGAAAAgggcctgggcaggggcagAAGGTTCTTGCAGACAGCTCATGGAGGCCATTCAGCAGTGGGCACTCCTGATAAGGAGCGCTGACAGCACTCGGGGCTCTTGCAGCAAGTGTGGGGCCAGTGGCTCAGGGAAGTGGCTGGCACCCTGTTCAGCACCTGTGAGCCGGCCTTGGCAGCAGGGTCCAGCTGTGGGCTCCCTGGAGCAAGGCAGGCATGGACATCATGGAGCAAGTCCAGTGGAGGGGCACCAAGATGGTGagggggctggagcacagggtgaaggagggaaggcagagagagctggaCCCattcagcctgcagaagagatgGATGAAGGGGGATCATCCTGCAGTCTGCAACTCCCAAATGGGAGAGTGTGGGGaaggcagggtcaggctctgcttgGAGGTGCACAGGGAGAGGATGGAAGGCAACAGGCACAAGTTGCcaccagggacaccagggacactgcAGTTATTTGTTAAGGGAAGAAACTTCACCATGTGGGTGGTCACAGAAATGGGGCTTGGAGGAGCAGTGGAATCCCCAGTGGTGGAGATGTCTGGACATCAGCCTGGCAGAGGCCTGAGTAACCAGCTCCATCTTGGCCCTGTTTCAAATAGCAGCTTTGGTaccagatgatctccagagTCCTTTCCCACCCTAAATTCT comes from Lonchura striata isolate bLonStr1 chromosome 1, bLonStr1.mat, whole genome shotgun sequence and encodes:
- the DEK gene encoding protein DEK, whose protein sequence is MSSVDSSKEDTMSSEKTDEKQPETENKAEESDEDEEEEEEEEEKEKSLIVEGKREKKKVDRLTMQVSSLQKEPFTITPGKGQKLCEIERIQFFLSKKKTDELRNLHKLLYNRPGTVASLKKNVGQFSGFPFEKGSDQYKKKEEMLKKFRNAMLKSICEVLDLERSGVNSELVTRILNFLMHPKSSGKPLPKSKKPQSKGGKKERTSSGTTRKAKRTKYPEILSDESSSEEDEKKEKDESSEEKESEDEPPRKASKRERSKKMTSKTKKAVKGANVKKADSSTTKKNQNSSRKESESEDSSDDEPLIKKLKKPPTDEEVKETVKNLLANANLEEVTMKQICKEVYEKYPSYDLSDRKDFIKKTVKELIS